Proteins encoded together in one Hymenobacter monticola window:
- a CDS encoding GxxExxY protein: MHENDISFLIRKAAFEVHTELGPGLLESVYETALVYKLRAIGLDVKTQVPLPMTYKGVGMDVGFRMDVLVENRVVVEIKSIDAILEVHHMQLLTYLKLSGHKLGLLINFNVPRVKEGIIRKVNGLEEPQRTSA; this comes from the coding sequence ATGCATGAGAATGATATTTCCTTTCTAATTCGAAAGGCTGCTTTTGAAGTGCATACCGAGTTGGGACCGGGCTTGTTGGAATCGGTATATGAAACTGCTCTTGTGTATAAGCTACGAGCTATTGGACTCGACGTGAAAACCCAGGTGCCCTTGCCCATGACCTACAAAGGCGTGGGTATGGATGTTGGCTTTCGTATGGATGTGCTGGTGGAAAACCGCGTTGTAGTGGAGATAAAATCCATCGATGCCATTCTGGAAGTGCATCACATGCAACTGCTGACTTACCTGAAACTGTCGGGACACAAGTTGGGCTTGCTCATCAACTTCAACGTTCCAAGAGTGAAAGAAGGCATCATCCGCAAAGTCAATGGCCTAGAAGAACCTCAGCGTACCTCCGCGTAA